The Apium graveolens cultivar Ventura chromosome 6, ASM990537v1, whole genome shotgun sequence genome contains a region encoding:
- the LOC141666308 gene encoding protein FAR1-RELATED SEQUENCE 5-like, protein MCFQTYWSDKYVVAVFEENHNHPLASEEGLQFLKANREMTNRMRQHVVDTAKVNIGTSKSFTLIKEHVGGYGNIGASVHDFQNFNRDLRCYVGEADAQILLEKFKVLHETCESFYYAYDVDSEGHLTKLFWADATARRNYELDGDVVSFDATFITNRYNMIFAPFTSVDKHDRCVTFACHAMKAAVPEVFKATNEYPATKHRLCMWHIMQKSPLKLGNRLCKETDFMKKMKKFIWSSTIEPDEFESGWLSVMKEFKLEGNKWLEKMYSLKKSWIPAYF, encoded by the exons ATGTGTTTTCAAACGTATTGGTCCGACAAGTATGTTGTTGCTGTGTTTGAGGAAAACCACAATCATCCGTTAGCTTCTGAAGAGGGTCTTCAATTTTTGAAAGCAAATAGAGAAATGACTAATCGTATGCGCCAACATGTTGTTGATACTGCTAAAGTGAATATTGGTACTAGTAAATCTTTTACTTTGATCAAGGAACATGTTGGTGGTTATGGAAATATTGGTGCTTCGGTacatgattttcagaattttaatagAGATTTAAGGTGTTATGTTGGTGAGGCTGATGCACAGATATTGCTGGAAAAGTTTAAAGTTTTACATGAGACATGTGAATCATTTTATTATGCATATGATGTTGATTCTGAGGGTCATTTAACGAAGCTTTTTTGGGCTGATGCTACTGCTAGAAGAAATTATGAATTAGATGGAGATGTTGTATCATTTGATGCTACATTTATCACAAATCG GTATAACATGATCTTTGCTCCTTTTACTAGTGTGGATAAACATGATCGATGTGTCACATTTGCT TGTCATGCAATGAAAGCTGCTGTTCCTGAAGTTTTTAAAGCAACCAATGAATATCCTGCCACTAAGCATCGTTTATGCATGTGGCATATTATGCAGAAATCCCCTCTTAAG CTTGGCAATCGATTGTGTAAGGAAACTGACTttatgaagaagatgaagaaatttatCTGGTCTTCAACTATTGAGCCTGATGAGTTTGAATCAGGGTGGTTATCAGTTATGAAAGAGTTTAAACTTGAAGGGAACAAGTGGTTAGAAAAAATGTATTCGCTTAAAAAGTCTTGGATTCCTGCGTATTTTTGA